GAGTGTGTAACAGGaaccaaagagagaaaagtagCACATTTACcttgaagaaaaaacccacaccagACTTCTGATCACCTTCACTAATCAAATCCGTGGAGCTATCCTGGTTTTCAAGTTCTCCTTCATCTGGAGCTTTTAAGTCAGACAAATCTACTTCAATGAGATTGGCCTTGCTTCTCAGGGGCTCATCCACTgggacattttcttttcctgagccATCAGAAGAATTCAACCCTGTTTCCTTGAAGCTGTTATTCACCTCTTTGCTCATTTCAGACAGAATATTTGCATCTTTGGAGGTGGAGAGAACAAGAGCCCTTTGATTGCTCTCGTCATGAAGTCTATAGGTATCAAAGAAACACTTCTCTTGGGAACCACTCCCATGGTCAGGGCTGCTTTCCAGTCCCACTTCTGTGGGTGTCTTTGCCAAGCTACTGGGTGGGAAAGGTCTCAAATGTGGAAGGTTTTCTAGGCTGGGAGTTGGGGTTTTCACACGTGCTGAATTCTGCTGCCTGTCCTTAGGGACTTTCAGCTCTGAGGGCCTTCCTGGCCGGGGAGTCCTTCCTTGGCCGAGGCGCGGCGGTTTCCGCAGGCTATTCATTCCAGTTGGAGACAGGGGCTCAACAAAATGAATTGAAGGTTTCACCTTTTGGTCCTGAGAGTTACTTCTGGTTCCTGGGGATGGCACTGTTGGAGATTtcatgagcagctcctgctgctgggatatCTTTAAGATGGcctgctgcagggtgctgaTTGTTTCATTCAGCTTCTCGATAGAAAGATCACATTCATTTATATCTGCTTCAGTCACATTGTCTTCTAGGAGggcaacagaaataattttacttttttccagaTCGTGCATAGCAGCAGGgtcttttgctttgtgttgctCAGCAAAAGCCAGgctttcctgcattttttttgcTACTTCTTGAGAATCATTGagcatttcttctctctcctcctctttcacAAGAAACTCCTCAGATTTGGAACCCAAAGAAACTTCATCTAAATCTTCCCCATTGTGCCGGGAATACTCTTTTGCAAAATGTTCTGGTTTAAGAGGTTGTGGACCATCAGGAGACTTCCCTTTTTTAACAACATGCAGGAAAGCTGCCTTGCCCAATTTTAGTCTCTGCCTTGCCGATAAGGCTTCCATCTTCTTCTTCTGAGCCTCTATGGCCCTGCGCTTCTCTTCCAGCTGCATGTGGAGCTGCACCAGCTCCGAAGCTAAAAGATTCACATTGTCTTTGTTCTGCCTGTTGGGGCTCTGCTCTCGCTTCTGTTTCCACGTGGTCAGTGGTGCTGGGCAGCTTTCTGATCCatctggggtggttttttgggagcTACTGGTGCTGGACTTGGTCTCGTAGCTGTTGAgcctctgcagcttcctctcTGCAAAGCTGGTCATGCGGACACTGCCGCTGGCCATGGACACGCTGCTCACCTGGGAGATGGTGctcaggcaggggctggagcgACCGCTGGCATCGTCCTTGTCCTCGTGCTCCTTCACCTTCATGTCCTCCTGCAGCTTGGCAGACTCCTCCTCACCAATGTACTTAGTGACTATAGGATGGTTGTCTATGGCCACCAAATCCTGGTCAGCATCTTCCATGTCCAATAGATCTGGCTCTGAGTCCTGTCTCACCATGGTCCAGGTTGTATCCTGAACGTGCAGGCTGAGACCTTTCCCATAACTCACATTGACTTTACTCGTTACCTCGTCATCAGCTTTAGCAGCATGAAGAAAGAATCCTCCAGTGGATAGCTCCTGAGAGGAAGGATCTAAACTGCTACTAGCCAAAGGTCTGGAAGCTTCTATACCTGCCTCCCCCAGGGCCATTGCATCTGCAGAACTGGCATCTGCAACTGGAGTGAAATCAGAGCTAGAAATGGGAGTAAAAGTCCTATTGAGGTCATGCTCACCATGACTGCTCGAGGCTTTCTTGCGGATCAAAGACAAGTGTCCTTCATTTAACCTCTTGGTTACAAAACTCCTCTGTTTCCCCTCCCCACACTCATCCTCTTTATTGATGACCTGTTTTTCCTTGGCTGGTTTCAGGACTGCAGGCATTAAAGGCTCCAGGTAAAAACTCTCAGCTTTGCTGTCTGCAGGGTCACTGTTTGTTTTTGGAGACCACGCTGTGGCCACTATGCTGGGCACCCTGGGCGCTGCATTCTGCACCTCAGGGTCACCACGGTTTGGCCTTTCTTCAGATCTGATGATTGCAATGAgctcttcatcctcatcctccatTTCTACATTGTTCAGCAAACTCTTCCCATTAGCTTTCACTGATGGAGGgtggggctgatttttgggggtaacATTGACAATGTTGGAAGCAAGACTGTCCTTGCTGATGGACCTGGCCAGGCTAATGCTGTCACCAGAGCCAGGGTCCACATCAGTACTGGCAGAATGATGAAGAGCAAATGGTGTTGGCTGAGATAGAGGCCTAAAAAAGATAAGAAGAATCTACTGACACTCAAGCACAACAAGGTACAATTTGTTGAAATAAAGACCATGATTCAGAGAGCTAAAatagttgttttatttttaaaatgcatccTGTACCACGAGTGACCAGCAATACCAAGCAGCAACTTCAGATACTTCCATTTTCAAGAGCACTTGCTGAAAATCACGGCTAACGAATTTTCAATTGCAAATCTAAAATCAGTCAGCTCTGAAAGTGCACATAAGGAGAGAACAAAATTAAGTGACTGTCAGTGCAGTTCTAGGGCAGTGATACCACATTACCACAATCAAATTGTCCCAGTATCATTTCCTCAAGCAATGCTGTAATAAATAATTACCTGGGTTTCTTCTCTGGCCATGCCAGAACAGCCCCTCGTGGCTGCCCATCAACGCGGGTCAGAGAATTCGAACGGTGCCGATGGCCTGAAATGGTTTTTAATTGGTAGTTTAGAAATGGTCCTTAAACCAGCTCTTTTGCCTCATTTAACAGCAAACATAGAAACAGAGTCAACTCCTTCCCCAACAGATGgcagcagaaaacagatttgctgcagctgccaccagaCACAGtcaaagcctgaaaaaaattaaaatccactACGTTTCTtaaaaagatctttaagatTTACTAAAACTCAACATGCTCACCCACTTGTGTTACTGCAGACTAATTAAATTCTAAATAACTTACAGAAATTGACTcacattttaatgaattatAGTATTGACATTGACAGTCATTGTTTGTTGAAAGGCAGATTCAAGGCAGACTTACCAGGGCTGTCTTCTCCCTGTAAagatttttgttgcttttgtctCAAAGGCAGCAGTGGATGGGAAGGGCTGAAGGCAGGGCTTCCTCCTTTGCCACTAATCCAGAAAGGCAAAAATTCATTACtacaaagaatttctttttctataatCAGAAGAAATATCAAATTGCAAAGTCACATTGGTAAGTTACCCTCATCCTCTTTAAAACATAGTATCAGGGATTTTTTAGAAGTTCCTTAACAAGAAGTTTTTCACatgtaacaaaacaaaagtaaacTTATTACCTGAAATTAAACTAAGTTTCTAAATGCAGCAGATTTAAGACAATGCTTATGTAAATAGTAAATTCAAGACAAAGCAAAGGCTGAAGTGACTTAGAGGTCACCATGAAATTTATGTCAGCTGAAAACTCTTTTCATTAACCACATCAGATCATGCTGAAGTTTGCTTtcacagaaccccagaatggtttgggttggaagggaccttaaagaccatccagttccgtggacaccttccacaagagcagcctgctccaagcAAGGCCCTGGACAGCTTTGGAGCCCCTTGGGGACTCTAAAGTCACTCAGTTTGTGGCAAAATGACAACGCTCAGCAGCACAAATCCCCAGGTTATCCAAACAGAGGCACAAAGAGAAGGTGGAACAAGATGAAGACACACTCACAGGTAGTCAGGCTCCTCGGGGTGCAGGTAGTACCTGCTGCAGGCCtcaggggctgcctgggctgggggctgcagctctgctgggctggggctggcaggagtgGCCAGGAAGCTGCGCTTGGTGGCGTtggagatggggacagggggccGGCTGCTCTTCTGCTGCATCACTGCCTTGACTGGGCACAAAGGGACAGCGTCAGCACCAcgcaggggcagggaggagcaaaCAGCACAGGAAGCTCTCACATTGCACAGGGTGGAAGGGAAACTTTGTCTACACTGTAACCTGCAGTACTggtctttatttaaaatacctgTATTCTGGTGAGCGTAATGaaacaaattaataattaaaattaataattaattagtGGGTTTAGGGGGAAAACTGTATGTTCAAAAATTATCCATCCAAAAAATCAGAACTCAAGTGGATCTAGGACTAATTTTCCTTCTACTTTACTGCTTTTCAAAGAGCCTCAGCAAGAATAAAACTTGGGTAGAAATAAACTTTCCAAGGAAACACGACTAGGCAACAGTTTCACTACAATGTAAGTGTTTTCTAATAATATGCTGTCAGTTATCTGTGGTCACAAACTTACCATCTTTTATTTCCTGGATATCTCTTGGCTGTACAAAGTCTGGTTTGACATTCTCAAACCACCAGAAGAGCTCTGCAATGAACACCATGACATTaggctgaaacagaaaaaaaggaaaattacacCTCACATTAACAAAACACTCCTGATTTACCcacattttattgaaaaatcCATCTTTTGTTATGTTTCTTACCTTTAAAACCAAAGGAGCATACAACATGTCCTCCAAGGTGAGGTAAAAGCATTTGTTTAGGTACTCATTTGAGAATTCTCTCAAGAGCTGAATGTTATAGAGGCTGTCTGCAATTGATGTCACCTCCTTCAAACAGATatctgggaaggagagagggctGAGTAAGTTCTGGCACTTTCCCAAGGGATCACCCTTCCACCCCCAGCTCACAGAAACACTAAATACAGGAACTTCACAGACTCTACACCAGCACTGGATATTTGCTGGCTACCAGTGACATTTCTCTACCTGCTCAGTGCCAGAGggacaggaaaaggaggaagaaaaccacagagaaCAGTATCAGTTCTGCATTCATTTCTGAATCCACAGGGGATTCTGTCTACCACAGCCACAGAAAAGGTAAACAGGCTACAGAGAACACACATAATgacaaaatacaaaagcaatTAAAACCAGACATCTTGATTTGCATATAATAAAGGGTTACTCCTAGGATTCACAGTGCTGGTTCCTTCTGAAAACACTCAGGAGCTCTGCAAGGTACAACATATCTGAGAATTTAAAAACCAATGCAAAATGTTGATTTGCAGAAGTTAATGCAACAAGGACATTGatttattaagaaaaacattttctgggaAGGAGAACTCAAGTTTTGCAATGCTCAAGAGTGACAATTTCTGCAGATTGAGAGAAACTATTTCATaatctacattttaaaatgccaagttatgccaagaaaaaaatgagaattatcAGCTAACACTGGTGGAGATGTACTCCATTTCTATGGCATTGAAACCAAGCTCAGTTATTTGAGCAAAGAAAGCCACATATTctaaaactggaaaagaaaggattcTTTTGTGGCTCATAATACACAGTCTTCTAAATACAGTAAGTAAAAAAACCAAGATCCAAGAgagattcttttaaaaatgcagattccATATGTGACCTGCCTCCAACCTCCCATACTCCACTACCCATTAAAtgtgctgcattttaaatttttcatgtatttctaGTTCAGCTTTCAAAGCCTGAAAGCCTTTTATTCCTTTGATTCCCTCAAAACCTTTATTACATACCATCCAGTTTCATTTGCTCTGGACAATAATAGTGAATCACAGCTAGAAGAGCAGCACCATCACTACCATCCTTCATCAGATCTTCCAGCACAGGGAAATAGGGTAACTGCCTGCTGGAGAGGTGGTCCCTTCTGTAACGCACCTACAGAGAGAAACAAGGGTTCACATCATGCTGAAGAggctaaaagacaaaaaaacccaaaaagcaaagaaaaaggaatctGTGTTAAGCATTGAAAACTCTTTTCGCTGGATCCTTTCTGCCATTCTGCCCCAAGTCAAACCCAGCTGACAAAGTTGTGCTTTTCTCCCTGTGGAAGCCAATTCTGAAGGAAATGGTGTTTCCCTTTTAATCctagaatagtttgggttggaagggaccttaaagatcattcaACCCAACCTTGCACTAGGGCAGGTTGCTCACCTGCCATTCAGTCTCCTCATGGCCAGGGGCaatctgtgctgctggattCCTCACTTCATTCACACATTTTAACTTATTATCATCAATTTAACTCAAAACCCTTCCCCACAGATGCATGAATGCAGCAGATCCAAAGAATGAGACATGGGGAGCTACATGAGAATACTTAAAGCTTGggagaaacaaaacacagcaaaaataattctgagGGGCTGGTGATCTCTCATCCCTTACCCACATCCATGGGTTTGCTGCTGCGCCCACAGACAGCAAAGCTCTCTCAGAGGGAACCAGAGCGTGGCACACCTGTGTGCAACACAGGTGttgtgcaaaaataaaaaccaccttTTCCAAAATACTCAGAGAGGAGGAGGCCTTGACATCCCCAGCAAAACTCCCCTTGATTTACTACAGATCAAAATCGAGCTCTGGTGCAAAgcatcctgcagccctcaggGAATTTGGAGCTGCCAAAGCCAGTCAGCTGAAGAACAAATCTTGGCATTGCTTCTTGCAAGTTTTGCAAGTTCCAGGGTTGCTGTTTCCTGAGCATCCACACACTATGGGAAGCTGTGTCTAAACTGAGCAGCAAAGCAGGTGGGAGAGCAAAAGCAGAATGCACTGCAGGGCCTGGCAGAAacacctggcagtgctgggaaaacaccccttggacacttcagggcACTGACAGCACTGGGACTGAACAGAATCTCTtgtctgctctgcaggcacacCAATCACACACTGACTCATCAGAGGAAAGCTGGGTTTTACCAACATCCTACACTTCCCAAGCCAGCCTGGGAAAgctctacacacacacacagtcctAGGTGTCAGTTTTGGATGGCACAGGCTGTGAAAAAATCTGTTCAGAGCAATGAAGATCACTTGGAGCAATGAGAACcagtttcttctctttattttgcaTATGCTACACCCCAAGTTTCCCAAGGAACTCAAAGCTATCTCTGCATGCTAATGttatttttcctgtccttttcccAGGTGCAAATTGGGTttttccccagcctggagcactcCATGaagatggaatgggatgggaatcATACTGTACCACACGAGCATATTCCACTGGCTCCAGCATGCAGTGAGATAGGGCATGCATCAGATCAGGCTTACAGAGAGAAACAGTGAGATATAGGATGGTGATTATTCAAACAAGAAACAAATCAAAGGCATCAGCAACATCCATTATGCACTAGAAATGTGGTTGTTAAGTCTGGTAGAATAAGTGTGCACACCAAGGGAAATTGGTTAGCTTGAAAGGGTCAGCATTTATCCACTTAAAataagcatattaaaaaaaaaccttcagaaatTCTTTTTCAACTTTAATTCCTCCTGTAgttaaagcagataaaaatatttcttttccaataggcttaaatggaatttaaatCAATGACAGTCAATACCAAGAACTAAAATCTGTAAAGATTCCTTGTTTATTTTAGCTGTAGtggaaaaacccaacaaatttATCAAAGAGGGTTTTTAtggatttaattatttttttttctcagctgttaTTCTGTTAACCCTTCAGTCTTTTACACTGAAAATTCTGAATTCTTCCTTATTTTCTAAGCCAAGTGTTGTAGTTTGTAACCCTCCTGCCCAGGCATACAGTGAATGACATTTGTATGCAGTAATTGCAGAAGCAGTGCTACTGAAATAGAGATTATTCTAttccaaccaaacaaaaatcacaaaataaaaaagcacagaattgACAGAACCTGACAACAACTTTGAGAGACTGCAAAACCTGCCAGTAAACCATTAAAATCCAAGTGGACTAGAAGTGAGACAACCTTTGTTTACTCCTTCctttaatttcagatatttaaaagtttttactCCAGCCTACAGATCTGGCTCAAACAAAGGATTAGGAGGCTGCAGTGGGACTGAGCTCCCCGTGGGAAGGCAGAGGGATCATGGGGAGGCTGCCTGATCACACCTGCCTTTTCCAAGTGCTCTGCCCTTTGGAATTAACAACTGAGACAACAGCTCATCTTCCCAGAGAGAAAATGAGTAACACCAGCTCCTGcaagggcaggagaaagggcatcaaaggaaagcaaaggaacaaaggaaaaatctctgcaagttgaaataaacccagaaaactctgacaaaagaaagaaggatttCTATAAGCacattttggttgttttgttttctttttttttttaatatatagtgGAATTGATATTCCAATTTCACActtcagcagaaagaaaaatctgtattttgttCCAAAGTGCAAACTGCCTtccctcccactgtgccagctccaggctccttAACTGAGCACACAATCCCAGCAAGTGTCCCAGCAAACTGGGCTGGCCCATCTCCTACCCCACCTCAGTGAACAGCAGTGCTCTGGCTCTGACAGATTCACaaatctgcagcagagcaggtgcaGGAGCAGTGTAAGAGCATTATTTAAGCACAAACATCTGAGTATCTTAACTATGGATTCCAAGATTAGGCAGCCCTTTAAGCTGCCCAGCTTTTCTCTCACCTCAGTGCTGTCATCACTTCCTACTCAAACCAAACCCAGTAAATGCAACCATTTCAACTGGTCATTTTCtagtttttgaaaatttttttattgctaCTCCACCTCCCTGACTCCTGCAGTGTGGAAGCAATTTGGAGATGCTGCAAAGGGAGTATGCTGTGTGCTGTACAGTATGCAAAAAGCACGGCGTGGAAACAAAGCCTGATGACCCAAAAGCTCACAAAGGTGTTttgcaaagagcagctgagaaGCATTGCAATGGAAGCAAACACTCTGAGGAAGTTTAAAAAGCCATGATTTTGTGGATGACAACTGGTGTAAAAGTAGTTCACTTACAGGTACTAATTTCCAATACCATTTGGAAGGAGACTGCTCAGGAAGCAAGGAAAGGAACGTAGGAATAGGAAAGGAACATCAGCAATGCAAGTTAAAAGCAGTAATACTTAAATGCACTTCAGCAACAAACACTTTCATATTTCAGAGGCCTTGTAGCCTAGAAATTGAGATTTAAAGATACCAAATGAGACCCAATAGCCAATAGGGTCAAATAATTCAAGAGATCCTTTAGACCACAGATCAACTTGTAAATTAAGCAGCTCTTTTTTGATGAAGGatattattttccataaaaggTACATAAACACCTTCACCACTAACATGAAAATTAAACTGTGCCTTGTTCAGAGGTCACACTTTGAGCCCTTTGCCTAGTAATGCCAATTTGAGGAAAGAATATGTTATTTGTAATTTAAGGTTTTATGAAATCACAAATTGGGAGCTCGGATAGATATTATGTTGGAGAAAGACCTATTTGACATTCTCCAGAAATGAAAGTGTGCTATATTTTGCAATATTAGTGCATTCCAATATAATTTCAAgggaaaaagctggaaaaaactacaaacacacacatacaatATTTGAATGCCAAGAGTATCCTTCCTGGACAGAACCTGAATAAGTCCCTAAATAAACACTGGACAAACAACATGCAAAAAGAACATGCCCCAAGAGCTTTcaaaatatataacatatattttGTGCTGTGAAAGCTGAGTCATATTTACCCACATACAGTTGATACAGGTTATTTTAGTTGAAACAAGTTGTTTTCATCCTACTGAAACTTAAAGGAAAGTCAGGAGATACCAGTGGGCTTcaaaggcagggaagggcaCTGATGACAGAGACAAAACAAAGTGCATGCAGAAAATCTCACTTTTGAGAATTGGAGCCCTCACACTTGCCtgacaaagaaaatactgataTTTAAATCCATTCATCATCAACACACAATATTACAACTGAAGACAAATTT
This window of the Camarhynchus parvulus chromosome 17, STF_HiC, whole genome shotgun sequence genome carries:
- the CAMSAP1 gene encoding calmodulin-regulated spectrin-associated protein 1 isoform X2, whose product is MGVRARSLCCFSGARRGKEPQMVDVDVCAGGDSTRRKMDALTDSAVEIVPLELYDSARAKIAANLQWICAKAYGIDNVPEELKDPFYIDQYEQEHIKPPVIKLLLSSELYCRVCSLILKGDQVAALQGHQSVIQALSRKGIYVMESDDTPVSESDLGSAPIKMSSHMAMIDALMMAYTVEMISIEKVVASVKRFSTFSASKELPYDLEDAMVFWINKVNLKMREITEKEIKLKQQLMESPGHQKSPSKWYWKLVPVRYRRDHLSSRQLPYFPVLEDLMKDGSDGAALLAVIHYYCPEQMKLDDICLKEVTSIADSLYNIQLLREFSNEYLNKCFYLTLEDMLYAPLVLKPNVMVFIAELFWWFENVKPDFVQPRDIQEIKDVKAVMQQKSSRPPVPISNATKRSFLATPASPSPAELQPPAQAAPEACSRYYLHPEEPDYLGKGGSPAFSPSHPLLPLRQKQQKSLQGEDSPGHRHRSNSLTRVDGQPRGAVLAWPEKKPRPLSQPTPFALHHSASTDVDPGSGDSISLARSISKDSLASNIVNVTPKNQPHPPSVKANGKSLLNNVEMEDEDEELIAIIRSEERPNRGDPEVQNAAPRVPSIVATAWSPKTNSDPADSKAESFYLEPLMPAVLKPAKEKQVINKEDECGEGKQRSFVTKRLNEGHLSLIRKKASSSHGEHDLNRTFTPISSSDFTPVADASSADAMALGEAGIEASRPLASSSLDPSSQELSTGGFFLHAAKADDEVTSKVNVSYGKGLSLHVQDTTWTMVRQDSEPDLLDMEDADQDLVAIDNHPIVTKYIGEEESAKLQEDMKVKEHEDKDDASGRSSPCLSTISQVSSVSMASGSVRMTSFAERKLQRLNSYETKSSTSSSQKTTPDGSESCPAPLTTWKQKREQSPNRQNKDNVNLLASELVQLHMQLEEKRRAIEAQKKKMEALSARQRLKLGKAAFLHVVKKGKSPDGPQPLKPEHFAKEYSRHNGEDLDEVSLGSKSEEFLVKEEEREEMLNDSQEVAKKMQESLAFAEQHKAKDPAAMHDLEKSKIISVALLEDNVTEADINECDLSIEKLNETISTLQQAILKISQQQELLMKSPTVPSPGTRSNSQDQKVKPSIHFVEPLSPTGMNSLRKPPRLGQGRTPRPGRPSELKVPKDRQQNSARVKTPTPSLENLPHLRPFPPSSLAKTPTEVGLESSPDHGSGSQEKCFFDTYRLHDESNQRALVLSTSKDANILSEMSKEVNNSFKETGLNSSDGSGKENVPVDEPLRSKANLIEVDLSDLKAPDEGELENQDSSTDLISEGDQKSGVGFFFKDEQKAEDELAKKRAAFLLKQQRKAEESRLRKQQLEAEVEQKRDEARRKAEEDRIRKEEEKARRELIKQEYLRKKQQQILEEQGLGKPKSKPKKPRPKSVHREESYSDSGTKCSSTPDNLSSAQSGSSLSLASAATTEPESVHSGGTPSQRVESMESLPILSRNPSRNTERDWENASTASSIASVAEYTGPKLFKEPSSKSNKPIIHNAISHCCLAGKVNEPHKNSILEELEKCDANHYIILFRDAGCQFRALYCYYPDTEEIYKLTGTGPKSITKKMIDKLYKYSSDRKQFNVIPAKTMSVSVDALTIHNHLWQAKRPAVPKKGQTRK